A single region of the Kwoniella botswanensis chromosome 1, complete sequence genome encodes:
- a CDS encoding endoribonuclease YSH1: MHRHGRRQFRSHHGHNQQQSAQAPIQVLSPAGDDEPLTITMLGAGQEVGRSCCVIEHRGKKVVCDAGLHPAHPGLGSLPFIDEVDWSTVDAILVTHFHVDHAAALPYIMEKTNFKDGNGKVYMTHATKAIYGLTMMDTVRINDQNPDVSGKLYDEADVQSSWQSTIAVDYHQDIVISGGLRFTPYHAGHVLGASMFMIEIAGLKILYTGDYSREEDRHLVVAEIPPIKPDVMICESTFGVHTLPDRKEKETQFTTLVSNIVRRGGRCLMPIPSFGNGQELALLLDEYWSEHPELQNVPVYFASGLFQRGMRVYKTYVHTMNSNIRSRFARRDNPFDFKFVKWLKDPKKLNEHKGPCVVMASAQFMSFGLSRELLEDWANDSKNGVIVTGYSIEGTMARTLLSEPDHIESLKGGTIPRRLTVKEISFGAHVDYAQNSKFIQEIGAQHIVLVHGEASQMGRLRAALRDTYATKGQEINIHTPRNCEPLVLTFRQERVVKAIGSLAANRPVHGTPLKGLLVSKDFSYTLLDPKDLKDFTGLSTSTLVQKQSIPIGVDWSVIRWHLEGMYGEVEEGTDEEGRPSFTIMNAIKVVQISEIVVEIQWSSNSSNDMIADSALAVLLGIDGSPATVKLTSTPHQHSHHDHSHETGDSMTNGHSYSDVSGNEEFDRIRMFLEAHFGEVSGPNVTVAEGEEDELLVMTVKIDEVMAKVDLISMRVESDSPDLKRRVETVLEMALTTLKPLSRSFMGSGVDLNLEDIAVTA; this comes from the exons ATGCATCGACACGGCAGGAGGCAGTTCAGATCTCATCATGGTCACAACCAACAACAATCCGCCCAAGCACCTATACAGGTACTTTCACCTGCAGGCGATGATGAGCCCTTGACGATAACGATGTTAGGAGCAGGCCAGGAGGTCGGTAGATCATGCTGTGTGATAGAACAtcgagggaagaaggtggtttgCGATGCGGGTTTACATCCTGCTCATCCGGGATTAGGGAGTTTGCCATTTATagatgaggtggattggTCGACGGTGGATGCTATTTTGGTGACTCA CTTTCACGTCGACCATGCGGCTGCTCTCCCATATATAATGGAAAAG ACAAATTTCAAAGATGGTAATGGGAAAGTATACATGACTCATGCTACGAAAGCTATCTACGGTTTGACAATGATGGATACTGTAAGGATCAA CGATCAAAATCCCGACGTATCAGGAAAACTGTATGACGAGGCCGACGTACAATCATCCTGGCAATCAACGATAGCAGTTGACTACCATCAAGATATAGTCATCTCCGGTGGACTGAGGTTCACGCCATATCATGCCGGTCACGTATTGGGTGCATCGATGTTCATGATTGAAATTGCCGGATTGAAGATATTGTATACGGGAGACTATTCgagagaggaggatagaCATTTGGTGGTTGCTGAAATACCACCAATCAAACCGGATGTTATGATTTGCGAGAGTACCTTTGGAGTGCATACTCTACCTGataggaaggagaaggaaacCCAGTTCACCA CCCTTGTATCGAATATCGTTCGACGTGGAGGCAGATGTCTAATGCCAATCCCCTCATTCGGTAACGGGCAGGAACTAGCCCTGTTATTAGATGAATACTGGTCTGAACATCCCGAACTACAAAACGTCCCTGTATATTTCGCCTCGGGTTTATTCCAACGGGGAATGAGAGTATACAAGACCTACGTCCACACGATGAACTCGAATATAAGATCGAGATTCGCTCGAAGAGATAATCCATTCGATTTCAAATTCGTCAAATGGCTGAAAGATCCCAAGAAATTGAACGAACATAAAGGTCCTTGTGTGGTCATGGCCTCTGCTCAGTTTATGTCTTTCGGTTTGTCGAGGGAAttattggaagattgggCGAATGACTCGAAGAATGGGGTGATAGTCACTGGTTATTCCATTGAAGGTACTATGGCAAGG ACGTTATTATCCGAACCAGATCATATCGAATCACTGAAAGGAGGTACGATACCTAGACGGTTGACAGTCAAAGAAATCTCGTTTGGCGCGCATGTAGATTACGCACAAAACTCAAAGTTTATTCAGGAGATTGGTGCCCAACATATTGTCCTGGTTCATGGGGAGGCATCACAGATGGGTAGACTGAGAGCTGCTTTGAGAGACACGTACGCGACAAAAGGTCAGgagatcaacatccatacGCCCAGGAATTGCGAACCGTTGGTTCTGACGTTTAGGCAGGAGCGAGTTGTCAAG GCTATTGGATCTTTAGCCGCCAATCGACCGGTTCATGGTACACCCTTGAAAGGTCTGCTAGTCTCGAAAGATTTCTCTTATACCCTACTAGATCCTAAGGACCTGAAAGACTTCACTGGTTTGTCGACCAGTACTCTGGTGCAGAAACAATCTATACCGATAGGTGTTGACTGGAGTGTAATCAGATGGCACCTAGAAGGGATGTATGGTGAAGTTGAGGAAGGCACGGACGAAGAGGGACGACCTAGCTTCACG ATCATGAATGCTATCAAGGTAGTGCAGATATCGGAGATCGTAGTTGAGATACAGTGGTCATCCAATTCGAGTAACGATATGATTGCGGATTCTGCTTTGGCGGTATTATTGGGTATAGATGGAAGTCCAGCCACAGTGAAAT TGACGTCAACACCGCATCAGCATtctcatcatgatcattcGCACGAAACAGGGGATTCGATGACCAATGGACATTCTTACAGTGATGTTAGTGGAAACGAGGAGTTCGACAGGATACGGATGTTCCTGGAAGCTCATTTCGGTGAGGTTTCTGGACCGAACGTGACAGTTGCAGAGGGCGAGGAGGATGAATTGTTAGTGATGACGGTCAAGATTGATGAGGTCATGGCTAAGGTTGACCTGATTTCAATG CGTGTCGAATCGGATTCGCCTGATCTGAAGAGAAGGGTGGAAACTGTACTTGAAATGGCTCTGACGACCTTGAAACCATTATCAAGGTCGTTTATGGGATCGGGTGTGGACTTGAATCTGGAGGATATCGCTGTCACCGCATAG
- a CDS encoding histone acetyltransferase type B catalytic subunit — protein MSEDLAEWLSDSNEALSLQLVRDPEDEDVLHAQEKRAIEPFHPTFTYPIFGEHEKIFGYKGLDIQLKFASGSLRQYLSVTYDSKLNSPATPSDEIEGTLYKFIPPDYTKSEMDFSKLVEKDASEFKPLGEKIGSYVRPAATSSKSKGKGKGKVSNGEELKEDDENAVVFEMYKATWNTPGFREYHRRMQLFILLFIEGGSYVHEDEDSWEFITLYEKRKRPATDSDIWTYHFVGYVSVYPFWCYPDQVRLRLSQFVILPPYQNQGHGSKLYSTLFSQMLARPEVAELTVEDPAEAFEDLRDRNDLRFLVSKGILEDPNFSIGIGPSDESSRSERVKWESEIRKKYKIAQRQFDRLLEMLLLKELELKDEKELKKYRLHVKARLYRFNYEMLSQMTLEERKEALAKTYESVVEDYERILEMTFH, from the exons ATGTCTGAAGATCTAGCTGAATGGTTGAGTGACTCCAACGAGGCTCTGAGCCTCCAATTAG TCCGGGATCcggaagacgaagatgtaCTTCATGCTCAGGAGAAACGAGCCATCGAACCATTCCATCCGACATTCACATACCCCATATTCGGAGAACACGAGAAGATATTTGGGTATAAAGGGTTAGATATACAG TTAAAATTCGCTTCGGGGTCACTACGTCAATACCTATCTGTAACATACGATTCCAAGCTCAACTCCCCAGCAACACCatcagatgagattgaggggACTTTATACAAATTCATCCCTCCCGATTATACAAAATCGGAAATGGATTTTAGCAAACTGGTGGAGAAAGATGCATCGGAGTTCAAACCTCTAGGTGAAAAAATTGGATCATACGTTAGACCAGCTGCTACATCTAGCAAATCcaagggaaaaggaaaaggaaaggtCAGTAACGGTgaggagttgaaagaggatgatgagaatgcGGTAGTGTTTGAGAtgtacaag GCAACATGGAATACCCCTGGGTTCAGAGAGTATCACAGGAGGATGCAATTGTTCATATTACTTTTCATCGAAGGAGGAAGTTACGTTCAT gaagatgaagattcatGGGAGTTTATAACATTATACGAAAAACGTAAACGACCGGCAACGGACTCCGACATCTGGACATATCATTTCGTAGGATACGTATCGGTCTACCCATTTTGGTGTTATCCAGATCAAGTTAGATTGAGATTAAGTCAATTTGTCATTTTACCTCCCTATCAGAATCAAGGACATGGAT CCAAATTATATTccaccctcttctcccagATGTTAGCCCGTCCAGAAGTAGCCGAACTCACCGTTGAAGATCCCGCCGAAGCATTCGAAGATTTACGTGATCGAAATGATCTCAGATTCTTAGTTTCCAAAGGTATACTGGAGGATCCAAATTTCTCAATTGGGATAGGACCAAGCGATGAATCGAGTCGATCAGAGAGGGTTAAATGGGAAAGTGAGATAAGGAAGAAATATAAAATTGCGCAAAGACAATTCGACAGGTTATTGGAAATGTTATTATTGAAAGAGTTGgaattgaaagatgagaaagaattgaagaaaTATAGATTACATGTGAAAGCTAGATTGTATAGATTTAACTAT GAGATGTTATCGCAAATGACActtgaagagaggaaagaggcCTTGGCGAAGACTTATGAGAGTGTAGTAGAGGATTATGAGAGGATATTGGAGATGACTTTTCATTGA